The following coding sequences are from one Pararge aegeria chromosome 13, ilParAegt1.1, whole genome shotgun sequence window:
- the LOC120628802 gene encoding uncharacterized protein LOC120628802 translates to MDNFDTELFIDEIEKRVAIWDMESSDYSNRVIKRRNWEEIVEIFCEPGDSQEKKKALGISLQKKWKGLRDGFVREMKKMKTTPSGSGASSKAKYIYFERLMFLERSTRNKATESNINTTSVTAEEQEFSGDGEDVMRPPLSQVKKKKKLNAADEEFLAIINKNLTSRNQPQTSNQMESDDDKLFCMSLHKELIKIPEENRLQTKIELMKVLQAQQTMYDKPSAVRSAYQPSTQYHYQVGLTQRGQRDYFEETGYNTTESLTSSLSPATYNRGYFTTPRNTLAQNTLPTTPSPASTQDSQESELMELYNN, encoded by the exons ATGGATAACTTCGATACTGAACTTTTTATAGACGAAATTGAAAAAAGAGTAGCCATATGGGATATGGAATCTTCAGACTATTCCAATAGAGTAATAAAACGTAGGAACTGGGAAGAAATAGTCGAAATTTTTTGTGAACCTGGCGATTcccaagaaaagaaaaaagcttTAG GCATTTCATTGCAAAAGAAGTGGAAAGGATTGCGTGATGGCTTTGTTAGAGAAATGAAGAAGATGAAAACCACACCGTCTGGATCAGGAGCCTCCAGCAAagccaaatatatttattttgaacgtTTGATGTTCCTCGAACGATCGACACGGAATAAAGCTACTGAAAGCAATATCAACACCACGTCTGTAACAGCTGAAGAACAAGAATTTTCTGGCGATGGGGAAGATGTAATGAGACCTCCGCTTAGTCaggtgaaaaagaaaaaaaagctgaACGCAGCTGATGAAGAATTTCTCGCcatcataaacaaaaatttaacatcTAGAAATCAGCCACAGACATCAAACCAAATGGAGTCAGATGATGACAAATTATTCTGCATGTCATTACACAAGGAGCTTATTAAAATACCAGAGGAAAACAGACTTCaaacaaaaattgaattaatgaaaGTGCTTCAAGCTCAACAAACCATGTATGATAAACCTTCAGCTGTTCGATCTGCCTACCAACCTTCTACACAATATCATTACCAAGTAGGGCTAACACAACGTGGACAGAGAGATTATTTTGAAGAAACAGGATATAACACAACAGAATCTTTAACATCTTCGTTGTCCCCTGCAACTTATAATCGAGGTTATTTCACTACGCCACGGAATACTCTCGCCCAAAACACTCTTCCAACAACACCATCACCGGCATCTACACAAGATTCGCAAGAATCTGAATTAATGGAgctatacaataattaa